A window of the Lolium perenne isolate Kyuss_39 chromosome 7, Kyuss_2.0, whole genome shotgun sequence genome harbors these coding sequences:
- the LOC127311858 gene encoding probable amidase At4g34880, whose translation MVLRYLVPLLLAAAAATTAPATFVLEEATIESIHRAFAGGALTSRGLLELYLRRIASLDPALHAVVELDADGTLAAAERADAARLLGGAALPPLHGIPVLIKDNIAAAGALNATAGSLALVGSRPARDAGVVARLRRAGAVVLGTASLSEWCNFRAPGVPAGWSPRGGQGLNPYVPSATTCSSSSGSAIAAAANMVSVTIGTETDGSIMCPSSFNSVVGIKPTVGLTSRAGVIIISLRMDTVGPICRTVSDAVNVLEAIVGYDPRDAEATRMASQYIPEGGYGQFLNIDGLRGKRIGILRKDFFRFPPGSIQEKVFGDHFNTMRQLGAILVDNLEIPSIKVINDAVQSGERALMLAEFKLSLNSYLSELATTPVKSLSDIIDFNNKHPVEERMAEFGQSYLVQSEATNGIGPTEECAIAKLNELCKEGLEKIMLVNRLDAIVAPGASAHSLLAIGGYPAITVPAGYASDGVPFAICFGGLKGSEPKLIEISYSFEQATKVRRPPPVLQHSAL comes from the exons ATGGTGCTGCGGTATCTCGTACCGCTGCTCCTCGCGGCGGCCGCTGCCACCACCGCGCCCGCCACTTTCGTGCTCGAGGAGGCCACCATCGAGTCCATCCACCGCGCCTTCGCCGGCGGCGCGCTCACCTCGCGCGGCCTCCTCGAGCTCTACCTGCGCCGCATCGCGTCCCTCGACCCGGCCCTCCACGCCGTCGTAGAGCTCGACGCCGACGGCACGCTCGCCGCCGCCGAACGCGCCGACGCCGCCCGCCTCCTCGGAGGCGCCGCGCTCCCGCCGCTCCACGGCATTCCCGTGCTCATCAAGGACAACATCGCCGCGGCCGGCGCCTTGAACGCGACGGCCGGTTCGCTCGCGCTGGTCGGGTCCCGCCCCGCGCGCGACGCCGGCGTGGTCGCGCGGCTCCGGCGCGCCGGCGCGgtggtcctcggcaccgccagccTCAGCGAGTGGTGTAACTTCCGCGCCCccggcgtccccgccggctggagcccccGCGGCGGCCAGGGCCTG AACCCATACGTGCCGTCAGCGACGACCTGCTCCTCCAGCAGCGGCTCCGCCATTGCGGCGGCGGCAAACATGGTGTCGGTGACGATTGGAACTGAGACGGATGGGTCAATCATGTGCCCGTCCAGCTTCAACTCCGTTGTCGGGATTAAGCCCACGGTCGGCCTCACAAGCCGTGCCGGCGTCATCATCATTTCTCTAAGGATGGACACAGTTGG ACCAATATGTAGGACTGTTTCAGATGCAGTAAATGTGTTGGAAGCAATCGTTGGTTATGATCCACGGGATGCAGAGGCAACTCGCATGGCATCTCAGTATATCCCAGAAGGCGGTTACGGGCAATTCTTGAACATAGATGGTCTAAGAGGCAAGAGGATTGGTATTCTCAGGAAGGATTTCTTCCGGTTTCCCCCAGGATCTATCCAAGAAAAGGTGTTTGGGGATCACTTCAACACTATGAG GCAATTGGGGGCCATCTTGGTGGACAATCTTGAGATACCAAGCATCAAAGTCATCAACGATGCAGTACAAAGCGGCGAACGTGCTCTTATGCTCGCTGAATTCAAGCTGTCCCTCAACTCTTACTTGTCTGAACTGGCCACCACACCTGTTAAATCATTATCAGACATAATTGATTTCAACAACAAGCATCCTGTGGAG GAAAGGATGGCTGAATTTGGCCAGAGCTACCTTGTGCAGTCTGAAGCAACAAACGGCATTGGTCCGACTGAGGAGTGTGCGATTGCCAAACTGAATGAGCTGTGTAAGGAGGGCCTTGAGAAGATTATGCTAGTGAATCGATTGGATGCAATCGTCGCTCCTGGAGCATCTGCCCATAGCCTGCTCGCCATCGGTGGCTACCCGGCGATCACCGTCCCGGCCGGATACGCGTCGGATGGCGTTCCTTTTGCAATCTGCTTTGGAGGGTTGAAAGGTTCAGAGCCGAAGCTTATTGAGATTTCTTATTCCTTCGAGCAGGCAACGAAAGTCAGGAGACCTCCACCAGTATTGCAGCATTCTGCCCTTTGA